The genome window CCACCCCGTACAACCTGTCCATTCCCTTCATCGTTTTCGTTTCGTTCGATTCGCTAAACTTTCTTCGTCGCGTAAGATCAATTCCAAAAGATACACATTCGTTTTTAACGCCTTAATAAGGGTCAACGCGTTATCGTGATAaaagaaagaataaataaaacgaaTGTATTTAAAGCTACAAAGAGTACAGTGGCTCGAATAAAACGAAACATAGAAAACACCCTGCTCTATAAACCGACTGACAATCGATAAACGTGTGTATTGTTTGAGCAAACAAACGGAACCTCGCTTAATGGAATAAACGGTTTTCACGGTCGGCGAGTCGAGTGTCCCTTTCCATTTTGCACGCAAAAAGATTTGTCAACAAAGAAGAAATTACGAAAGGCGAACCATGAAAAGAAAAAGCGATCGCGCTGATCCAGAGCAAACGCAACGAGCCATTCTCCGTGTAAGAACCTCCACTTGCCACGACCCTATTCAACCAGCCTTTACAAATTTTCTATCGCGAGATTGTCCGGCGAGAAACGACTGTACTACTTGAGCCGAACTACTTCGCGGTGATTCGATGGTTCGAGACAGAAACGGAAACGGAAACGCGCTCTGTCCGATTCGAGAAAAGTTTATTCATTCTACAGGCTTCGAACTAAAACGCAAGCATGTTAGACGAACGGAATACTTCTATTTGCTTCAGGATTGGTCAAGCTTGGGGTCCACTGCGTGTTGGGCAAGAAGGTAGCGATCAAGATCATCAACAGGGAAAAGCTGTCGGATTCCGTGCTGATGAAAGTAGAGCGAGAGATCGCGATTATGAAACTAATCGATCATCCTCACGTGCTTGGCCTTTCCGACGTGTACGAGAACAAGAAATACTTGTGAGTAAACgcaattatctttatttttacGTTCTCGAACAAAGTTCGACCGATCGTCGAACTCGAGGAGTCCGTTGAACTTTTATTTTTTCGGCTCGAAGAGAGGCGAACGTATCCGTTGCACTGTAaagacaaaaagaaaaaaaaaaaaagaaaattggtcgtaaagagaaagaaaaaacgcagcaaattcCACGCGCTAGACAAAAGTGTTTTATTCAGGGTCCCATTACTCACGGTGGCGGACAGGGAAATGCACGGTTGAAAAAATACGAATGCCAACCGACTGAAATTGCACTTTTTCCTTTCAGATATCTTGTTCTGGAACACGTTTCGGGAGGGGAGCTTTTCGACTATTTAGTGAAAAAGAGTAGACTAACGCCAAAGGAAGCAAGAAGATTTTTTCGACAAATCATTTCCGCGTTAGATTTTTGCCATAGTCATAGTATATGGTGAGTAACTTAACGACTAACCGTTAACATTATCCTATTCTGGATTACCCTGTACACGACGGTCGTTTATATAGCCTCGAGAAACTTGCAAAAGTATCCAACTTAACGTAGTTTGTGCTTACATAGAACTAGCGGAGAGCGTATTAGAGGGAAAGTTGATCCATCGACTTGCTTTCAAGGTTCTCTTCTTGCCTCGATTCGGCGAAGAAATATGGCGAATTCCTTCTAGTTAATTTCGCGACGCGTTCAACGACTCGATAACGGGAGACAAGAGAAAACAAGAAGGGTTCTCGACCGCTTGCAGCAGGGAAACCTACCCCAATCGAATAAATAGAAAAACGGACCTAATTTAGCTCCCGATCGATCGAGCATCGAAATTAGCTCACCCTTCGTTACGCGACTAGGCTAATCCGTTACTCGCGCGTACACGTAATCGAATCGCGATTCTCATTTTCCAGTCATCGAGACTTGAAGCCTGAAAATTTGCTGCTGGACGAGAAGAACAACATTAAAATCGCGGATTTCGGCATGGCGTCGCTGCAACCCGCCGGCTCCATGCTGGAAACCAGCTGCGGCTCTCCTCATTACGCCTGCCCCGAAGTTATTCGAGTAAGAATCGATCTTCGATCGGACTAAATCGAGCACGGAAACGCGCGTTAATCGATTTAAATTTGAGAACAGAGCGTCGCTTTTCGTATCGTATCGTCGTATTACACCGCGGCGCGTTGGGGAACCGCGACGATTTATTATTTCGCGGGGAATTTAATTAAAGTGGAAGGATAAAAGGGAACGAAAAAAGAATATGGAAGGATTGCGCGTTCGCAGGGCGAGAAATACGACGGCAGGAAGGCGGACGTTTGGTCGTGCGGGGTGATACTTTACGCGCTTCTGGTAGGCGCGTTGCCCTTCGACGACGACAACCTGAGAAAGCTGCTGGAGAAGGTGAAACGCGGCGTGTTTTACATACCGCATTTCGTGCCGCCGGAGTGCCAAAATCTGCTCAAAGGGATGATCGAGGTCGACCCGGACAAGAGACTAACGGTAAGACAGAGAACGCTGGTCTCTAGCTAATAAATCGAAATCAACCGATACGTATCCGCAGCTGGCGGAGATAAACAGGCATGTGTGGGTGACAGCGGCGGGCAAGGGCGAATTAGAGTTAGAACTGTCGATGATGGACGTGGTGCAGACGCACGTTATTCCGTCCGTGGACGCGATCGATCCGGACGTGTTGCAGGCGATTGCGAGCCTAGGCTGCTTCAAGGAACGCGACAAACTTATTCAGGAACTCCTCAGCCAGTAGTAAGATCTCGCCTTTTAGCGATAACGGTTCGTAAATTAATCCCACGATTTGTCCAACGCAGCCACAACACGGAGAAGGTGATTTATTTCCTGTTGCTCGAGAGGAAACGGAGAAGACCGGCGTGCGAGGACGAGCTAGAAGTGATGAGAAGCGGCACGAGGGGATCCGCGGGCCAATCGGAGGCAGATCCTCCGAAGAAACGAGTGGACACGTGTCGAGTAAACGGTAGCACTGCCCTCAATCTCGGAGAAATTAGCTACGGGTCTCCATTGACCCCCAGGAGGCAGTCCAGGTAAGTTCCGAGTTGCAAAGCGGTTAAACGGCCTGGTGAATAGTCTTGTAAGCTATCCGTAGGCTTCGTCGAGAACTCCCGATCGCGTGACAACAGCATAGCACTCTCTGAACGTGTCGCGTGCGCTCCCCTACTCTTTTCTATGCGGACGATTAGCTCTCGGCGGCCAGTCGATTAAAACCGTCTTACATTAAGCCGCGACGAACCTCTCTGTTCATCCGCACAATCGATCGAACTTTGCTTTCAACCGGGAGCTCCCCCGCCGATCTATTAATGGCCTATCCATTTTTACGCACGTTAATTATATTACGATACGAAAGAATTAGAGGCCAGAACGTCCGGAGTATGGTTCGACCAAGCTTTTTAGGGATTTCTTGCCACTGTGCGCGTTTCGATTAGGCTAAAAAATGGGTAAAATGTTCGCAGCGCGAGGCACCACGCGCGTCGATCGCCAAGCACAGGGTGCCACACGCACGCGTCGCAATCGCACGCCTCGACGCCAGGAAGTTCGCCGTTGCACGGCTCGAATGCTGTCGCCGGACTCCTGAGTCCTCACAGGGCACCTCCGAGCtctcacctaacccagacgggaaGCCCTCACAGACTCTCCGCGATCACAACCGCCGCTGGCAACGGAAACACGACCAATCCGCCGGTCGTCGCTCCAGTGCCCGCTCTGGCCAGCGTGGGAATCGAGATAAACGATGTTCAACAGGGTGAGTCGAATACCCACTTCTCTCTAACACGCAGTGGCCCCTCCCTTTGACGCGAAACCATTAAATTAATATGCAATACGTTTCGCGTAAAAACGACGACGAGACGAATCCGGTTCGACTGTCCAGAAAATTTCTCGGGCGAAGAAACATGTGTCCGGAGTGTTTACAGAGCCGGAACAAAGGCTTTGGTAATCGGGAACCCTCGTCGATGTCTGAGCACGCATTTTCAAGGGGCTGCTGGGCTAGCTAGGACGGTTTTAAAAAATGCAACTGACCTCGGTGCTCACGGCACATGACGAGTAACGAGCACACACCCGCCCACGAATCATCGCTAAAGGGACTAATGCAGCTGGATGCGCCTCCATCCGGCGCTCAAAGTCCCTGCGTGCTCCTTTCcttctttcttctttatttTCCCGACTTTCGGGAAAACGTCTCTTTTGTTCGGGACAATGCGACGCGTTCGACCGTTTCTTGGCTCTCGTTTCAAGCTGCACACGACAAACCGACGCCGTAGTCcagacgatcgatcgatcgacggcGCGATCGCTGTaacttattattaatttatgaaAACGAAACCTTCTAACGTTACACTCTAAATAACGCTTATCGCGTTACGATATACGATGCTCGTTTGGATATACTTAGATGATTTCTACTTACCAATTACCGCTGCTGTGTTAGTCGTAAGAAACGGTTGATTTCGCAGTAGTCGCGGTCGGTGTTACACCGCCAGGATCGCCGCACACCGGAGCTGGTTCTGGCGCCCATCACTGGAGATCCAGGCTCACCACTATCAAGAATTCGTTCCTGGGTAGTCCTCGATTCCATCGTCGCAAGCTGCTCACAAGTACCGAGGAGGTACGTACTCGCATCCCTGATATCAAGGGTTGAAATCAGTTACGTAAGAATGAAAAAATATCAAACCCTGATTCCCCATAAATTACCTCCTTCTTTCAccaagttaaaaaatttaatcctCGTACAAGAAGAACGAACGCGAATCACGGGACGATCTAATCTTAATCGCAGGTACACCTCACGCCAGATTCATCCCCGGAACTCACGAAGAAATCGTGGTTCGGGAGCCTGTTGACCACGGAAAAGGACGAAACGTTCACCATTCTCGTAAAGGGGAAGATCTTGGCCAGCGTAAAGGCTGATTTGATTCACGCTTTTTTATCGGTGAGTGCCAAACGATCGCTTACTCGATTATGGCGCGCATAAAAACGAAAAGGTTCGATCGACAGATAGCGGAGTTGTCTCACAGCGTGAGCTCGCCTATGTCCTTCAGAGTGGAATACAAAAGGGGAAGCACGGCACCGGCGATGTTCCAACGACAAGTCCGCTTCCAAGTCGACATCAGTGCCATTTCTAAACAACCGAACGAACCGTTGTTCGCCATTACTTTTACTCTGCTAAGCGGTAAGTATTTTACACGGTATTTTTAACTCTCTACCGGAACACGTTCGTCTTCGATATCAATTTCCAACGTAATTGTCGCGCTCGAAAAACGTTCTTGGCGTCTCTGAGGGACGAATGTTTCCGAGAGACGTATTCCGAGCTTCAACAAAAAAAGCTCGAGGTACAAAGCACCCTTGGAAGCAAACCACGGACAACGGTAGATCGTAAGGTGGTGGCGTTTAGCATTTGGCAACCTTCCAAGCGCAACTAGATCGATGTTACCTTGGCAAGTCGAACCTTACGTCTTCCCCGCATGTACGCGCGCGTATAATCTCAAGTCGAACTTCGTGTTCACGCCCTGCCGCCGCATTTATTGCTTTCAAACTTTTTATTCTCGCAAACAATTATTTTACACAATATCTAGTCTCTGTTGCTCTTCCCCACCGTTCCACGAGCTTCGTTAATACTACGTAACAGTATAAATGGACAATTTTGTCTGATTTTTCAGGGAATATCCGAAGATTTAGGAGGGTCTGCGAGCACATTCAGTCGCAGGTTTGCTCGCGAAACGTAGGAATAAGCTTAGGGGGCCAGAGCAGAGCGGCGCCGCCGAGTCCACGAGCCTCGCGAAAATTCGCCACAGAAATGAGCGAAAGTTCCAGCTGCGGAAGCGACACCAGCGAACGACTCTTCGTCAGCCCCCACCCAGCTACCAGACAGGTAGTCTGTTTCAACAAGGTAGCGCATCATCTTTCATCTCGTGTCATCAACGTCTCAATTTCATTCATCGTACCCGTTCCTTGTTTTCGTACAAGCTGTTCACCCTATTTGCATACTACATGGAACGAAAAGtcccgagcctgacgaggaaacaatcaattttttACCGTAAAAACGTTCTTATTCTTCGGTATAGTGTCCATCTAGAGCGATACACTTAACTCAACGATCCTCCAAATTTCTTTCTCTGGAGGAATCTTTTCAAGTTTGGAAACAAATAATAATCGCTGGGGGCCAGATCTGGGGAATACGAGGGGTGGTTGACCAATTCGTAGCGCAACTAGACTGGTCACCCCTAAAGTATGGCTCATTTCTGTACAAGGCCCGGGGCTTTTCATTCCAAGTATATGCAtgtaaaatgaaagaaaaatatctAATTAAAACGTGAAATTGCAGATCGACTCGGACATGGAGTCCGACACGTCCGTGTTCGACGTGAAATCACCGACGCGGGAGAACGGTCGGCGCAGTTCGACGTCGACGAACAATAATAATCCGTTGCCGGGGGACGCGACGCCTACGCCCGGAAGTCCGACGAAGGCGGTGCGCAGCAACTCGGAGAGCCAGAACACGCCGGAGAAGAAATGCGTGACGACGATGAGCGGCAACAACATAGCGTGATACTACCAGAACTTTCGTTTCGAGTTTCGATCCAGCCTGAAGAATCTGTGGGACAGCGCCCAGAGATTCTGGTGAATATCTATCTAGCCTGCACGGCAGAGGCGATCCATGGTCGCCATCGACGCCGGCCGGGGACACGGGTACGGGGGACGGGAAACGAGGAGAATCCTGAAACGATGCTTCGACCGACAACTAAAAAGAAACTTTCGATGGAAACCGATCCGACAAAGTTCTTTCGAACGCGAGGAGAGCTCTGTTATCGAggatcgttcgttcgttcgttgttCGAAGAAGCTTTTGCCGGAAGACTAACGAGGAGAACGAGCTGGCGGACCTAGCGATTCGCCTCTGAGCGAAACAAGACTGAGAAAATCGGTGGGAAACGTTTGCGAGAACACGCAACTGATTCGCAACGAGGCTAAGTCCACGCGTTTCCGGAGCCACGAAGACCTAAACTCGACTTCCGGGGGCGTCTCGTGCACAAAGAATGGTCGACCGGAAACCGACGGGGGAAACGTGTGTGCCGCGACCGAGTGGATCGTTCGTCTTTCGCATTTCGTTTTCCAGTGATGATCGCGTTCGTATTCGCGTACGCAAATTTATAGTGCAATAGTGATGTCGGTGTACACCGCCGGATCGTGTCGTTGCAAGAGTGTTTTAATTGGTACGTATTATCCTGTTGTGTACCACCAATTAGCCGTTTTGTTCACCTAGCGTATAAACGACGAAAGAACAGTCAAGGCCGGCCGATCCTACGACGATCCACTATCGGCAATCTTTCGCGtaaaattacgaaattttaTATCTTTCCAGCACTATTTACACACGATTCAAATTAATTTCTCTCTTATTTCTTTGTTGTTAATCTTTGCCGAGTATTTTATGTTACGAAAAACGCATGATTTAGAAATTGAGTTCGGTGTAAATAAATGCTACGAAAGTACATACCGTAATTTCTAAATTTTATCTTG of Colletes latitarsis isolate SP2378_abdomen chromosome 3, iyColLati1, whole genome shotgun sequence contains these proteins:
- the Sff gene encoding BRSK family serine/threonine-protein kinase sugar-free frosting isoform X2 yields the protein MQGKESPVGSNTQETHQYVGPYRLEKTLGKGQTGLVKLGVHCVLGKKVAIKIINREKLSDSVLMKVEREIAIMKLIDHPHVLGLSDVYENKKYLYLVLEHVSGGELFDYLVKKSRLTPKEARRFFRQIISALDFCHSHSICHRDLKPENLLLDEKNNIKIADFGMASLQPAGSMLETSCGSPHYACPEVIRGEKYDGRKADVWSCGVILYALLVGALPFDDDNLRKLLEKVKRGVFYIPHFVPPECQNLLKGMIEVDPDKRLTLAEINRHVWVTAAGKGELELELSMMDVVQTHVIPSVDAIDPDVLQAIASLGCFKERDKLIQELLSQYHNTEKVIYFLLLERKRRRPACEDELEVMRSGTRGSAGQSEADPPKKRVDTCRVNGSTALNLGEISYGSPLTPRRQSSARHHARRSPSTGCHTHASQSHASTPGSSPLHGSNAVAGLLSPHRAPPSSHLTQTGSPHRLSAITTAAGNGNTTNPPVVAPVPALASVGIEINDVQQVVAVGVTPPGSPHTGAGSGAHHWRSRLTTIKNSFLGSPRFHRRKLLTSTEEVHLTPDSSPELTKKSWFGSLLTTEKDETFTILVKGKILASVKADLIHAFLSIAELSHSVSSPMSFRVEYKRGSTAPAMFQRQVRFQVDISAISKQPNEPLFAITFTLLSGNIRRFRRVCEHIQSQVCSRNVGISLGGQSRAAPPSPRASRKFATEMSESSSCGSDTSERLFVSPHPATRQIDSDMESDTSVFDVKSPTRENGRRSSTSTNNNNPLPGDATPTPGSPTKAVRSNSESQNTPEKKCVTTMSGNNIA
- the Sff gene encoding BRSK family serine/threonine-protein kinase sugar-free frosting isoform X1, with the protein product MQGKESPVGSNTQETHQYVGPYRLEKTLGKGQTGLVKLGVHCVLGKKVAIKIINREKLSDSVLMKVEREIAIMKLIDHPHVLGLSDVYENKKYLYLVLEHVSGGELFDYLVKKSRLTPKEARRFFRQIISALDFCHSHSICHRDLKPENLLLDEKNNIKIADFGMASLQPAGSMLETSCGSPHYACPEVIRGEKYDGRKADVWSCGVILYALLVGALPFDDDNLRKLLEKVKRGVFYIPHFVPPECQNLLKGMIEVDPDKRLTLAEINRHVWVTAAGKGELELELSMMDVVQTHVIPSVDAIDPDVLQAIASLGCFKERDKLIQELLSQYHNTEKVIYFLLLERKRRRPACEDELEVMRSGTRGSAGQSEADPPKKRVDTCRVNGSTALNLGEISYGSPLTPRRQSSARHHARRSPSTGCHTHASQSHASTPGSSPLHGSNAVAGLLSPHRAPPSSHLTQTGSPHRLSAITTAAGNGNTTNPPVVAPVPALASVGIEINDVQQVVAVGVTPPGSPHTGAGSGAHHWRSRLTTIKNSFLGSPRFHRRKLLTSTEEVHLTPDSSPELTKKSWFGSLLTTEKDETFTILVKGKILASVKADLIHAFLSIAELSHSVSSPMSFRVEYKRGSTAPAMFQRQVRFQVDISAISKQPNEPLFAITFTLLSGNIRRFRRVCEHIQSQVCSRNVGISLGGQSRAAPPSPRASRKFATEMSESSSCGSDTSERLFVSPHPATRQVVCFNKIDSDMESDTSVFDVKSPTRENGRRSSTSTNNNNPLPGDATPTPGSPTKAVRSNSESQNTPEKKCVTTMSGNNIA